In Halorhabdus tiamatea SARL4B, a genomic segment contains:
- the aroA gene encoding 3-phosphoshikimate 1-carboxyvinyltransferase: MDVHVSPSTVTGQVQAPPSKSYTHRAILAAGYADGATVRDPLVSADTEATMGAVEAYGGSVDRGEDAIDVTGFDGRPAVPDDVIDCANSGTTMRLVTATAALADGITVLTGDDSLRSRPQGPLLDAIEQLDGRAESTRANGQAPLVVDGPVDGGTVSIPGDVSSQYITALLMAGAITEAGIEIDLETELKSAPYVDITIEVLDAFGVDVESTADGFAVAGGQTYDPEGGEYAVPGDFSSMSYLLATGALAAPEGLTVTGARPSAQGDSAIVDVLERMGANIEWDRDAGEITVSQSALSGVEVSVADTPDLLPTISVLGAVADGDTRIVDCEHVRYKETDRVAAMAEELTAMGASVTEEQGVLTIHGDDTDLSGAVVDGRADHRIVMSLAVAGLVADGETTVRGGEHVDVSFPDFFDVVESIGASVHRD; encoded by the coding sequence ATGGACGTTCACGTCTCCCCGTCGACCGTCACGGGTCAGGTCCAGGCCCCGCCGTCGAAGAGTTACACGCACCGCGCGATCCTCGCCGCCGGGTACGCCGACGGCGCGACCGTTCGCGATCCGCTGGTCAGCGCCGACACCGAGGCGACGATGGGTGCCGTCGAGGCATACGGCGGCAGCGTGGATCGTGGTGAAGACGCCATCGACGTCACCGGGTTCGACGGCCGACCTGCCGTCCCCGACGACGTCATCGACTGTGCCAACAGCGGGACGACGATGCGCCTGGTCACGGCGACGGCCGCACTCGCCGACGGGATTACCGTGCTGACCGGCGACGACTCCCTCCGCTCGCGACCACAGGGACCGCTGCTCGACGCCATCGAGCAACTCGACGGACGCGCAGAGAGCACGCGCGCGAACGGGCAGGCCCCGCTCGTGGTGGACGGCCCCGTCGACGGGGGCACTGTCTCGATTCCCGGTGACGTCTCCTCACAGTACATCACCGCCCTGTTGATGGCCGGTGCGATCACCGAGGCGGGGATCGAGATCGACCTCGAAACCGAACTCAAGTCCGCGCCGTACGTCGACATCACGATCGAAGTGCTCGACGCCTTCGGCGTCGACGTCGAGTCGACGGCCGATGGTTTCGCAGTTGCCGGTGGACAGACCTACGACCCAGAGGGCGGCGAGTACGCCGTCCCAGGGGACTTCTCGTCGATGTCCTACCTGCTCGCGACCGGTGCACTCGCCGCGCCCGAGGGATTGACGGTCACCGGCGCTCGGCCCAGCGCGCAGGGCGACTCGGCGATCGTCGACGTCCTCGAACGAATGGGGGCGAACATCGAGTGGGACCGTGATGCCGGCGAGATCACCGTCAGCCAGTCCGCCCTCTCGGGCGTCGAGGTCAGCGTCGCGGACACGCCCGACCTCCTGCCGACGATTTCGGTCCTGGGTGCAGTCGCCGACGGCGACACCCGGATCGTCGACTGCGAGCACGTCCGTTACAAGGAGACTGACCGGGTGGCCGCGATGGCCGAGGAACTCACGGCGATGGGCGCGAGCGTCACCGAGGAGCAGGGCGTGCTGACGATCCACGGCGACGATACCGACCTCTCGGGGGCGGTCGTCGACGGCCGGGCGGACCACCGTATCGTCATGTCGCTTGCTGTCGCCGGGCTGGTCGCCGACGGCGAGACCACGGTTCGGGGCGGCGAACACGTCGACGTCTCGTTTCCGGACTTCTTCGATGTCGTCGAGTCGATCGGCGCGTCCGTTCATCGGGACTGA
- the mutS gene encoding DNA mismatch repair protein MutS: MTEATGIVGEFFSLKDGAEADLLAMQVGDFYEFFGDDAETVADELDLQVSKKSSHGSSYPMAGVPVGELTPYLTALVERGYDVAVADQHETADGHARKVTRVVTPGTLLSRTDASARYLAAIVEGEAWGLAFADVTTGEFFVTDVDDRDAVFSELYRFDPAEMLPGPTVRADDETIERLRERTDAAVSLHATEAFAPGRARHRLREHFGPETIESVGIEDADAAIAAAGAVLSYVEETGQGVLASMTRLQRYGASDHVELDATTQRNLELTETMRGEASGSLLDTIDHTVTSAGTRTLRAWLQRPRRSRETLEMRADSVEALTTEAMARERLRDVLGDAYDLERLASKAASGSADARDLRAAVDTLELFATVRKIVAETPSLAESPLSQWLDEPDPDAIAELAAELDAAIVEDPPGTVTEGGIIRSGYDEELDAVIDEHEAALEWIETLPEREQRDHGITHLSVDRNKTDGYYIQVGKSEVENVPDHYENVKTLKNSERYTIPELTERERTIFRLEERRYDLEHRLFEELRERVAEHADRLQRVGQALAAVDVLAALSTHAVRNDWTRPELRDTRALDVEAGRHPVVEQTTEFVPNDLRMDDDRRFLIVTGPNMSGKSTYMRQAALIVLLAQIGSFVPARSAAVGIVDGIYTRVGALDELAQGRSTFMVEMQELANILHSATEESLVILDEVGRGTATYDGVSIAWAATEYLSSAQSASPSPKTLFATHYHELTSLADHIAGVENVHVAVDGEPATSSGAGTASDDAVTFLRTVRDGPADRSYGVHVAELAGVPDPVVSRARDVLERLRADEAIEVQNGQTGGGTRQVVFDLDAGQMREAGGDDGQTGDATTDGKPIVDRFGEDAPDVLETLADLDVETMSPVDLLAEVQEWQRRLE, from the coding sequence ATGACCGAAGCGACGGGGATCGTGGGCGAGTTCTTCTCGCTGAAAGACGGGGCTGAGGCGGATCTGCTGGCGATGCAGGTCGGTGACTTCTACGAGTTCTTCGGCGACGACGCCGAGACGGTCGCCGACGAACTCGATCTGCAGGTCTCGAAGAAATCCAGCCACGGATCGTCGTATCCGATGGCCGGTGTGCCCGTCGGCGAACTCACACCGTACCTCACGGCGCTGGTCGAACGCGGGTACGACGTCGCTGTCGCTGACCAACACGAGACAGCGGACGGCCACGCTCGGAAGGTCACCAGGGTCGTCACGCCGGGGACGCTGCTGTCGAGGACCGACGCGTCCGCCCGCTATCTCGCGGCAATCGTCGAGGGGGAGGCGTGGGGACTCGCGTTCGCCGATGTCACGACCGGCGAGTTCTTCGTGACGGACGTCGACGACCGCGACGCCGTCTTCAGCGAACTCTACCGCTTCGACCCGGCCGAGATGCTGCCCGGGCCGACGGTTCGCGCTGACGACGAGACGATCGAACGCCTCCGCGAGCGGACGGACGCTGCGGTGTCGCTACACGCGACCGAGGCCTTCGCGCCAGGACGCGCCCGTCACCGACTCCGCGAGCACTTCGGCCCAGAGACGATCGAGAGCGTCGGAATCGAGGACGCCGACGCGGCCATCGCGGCCGCCGGGGCTGTCCTCAGCTACGTCGAGGAGACCGGCCAGGGTGTGCTCGCGTCGATGACCCGCCTCCAGCGCTACGGCGCGAGCGACCACGTCGAACTCGACGCGACGACCCAGCGCAACCTCGAACTCACGGAGACGATGCGCGGGGAAGCGAGTGGATCGCTCCTCGATACGATCGATCACACGGTCACGAGTGCCGGCACCCGAACGTTGCGCGCGTGGCTCCAGCGCCCCCGGCGGTCGCGAGAGACGCTCGAAATGCGGGCAGATAGCGTCGAAGCGCTCACGACCGAGGCGATGGCCCGCGAACGCTTGCGTGACGTGCTCGGGGACGCCTACGACCTCGAACGGCTCGCGAGCAAGGCTGCCTCGGGGAGCGCCGACGCCCGCGACCTCCGGGCCGCGGTCGACACTTTAGAGCTGTTCGCGACAGTCCGGAAGATCGTTGCCGAGACACCGTCACTTGCCGAGTCGCCGCTTTCGCAGTGGCTCGACGAACCTGACCCGGACGCCATCGCAGAACTCGCCGCCGAACTCGACGCGGCGATCGTCGAAGACCCGCCGGGAACGGTCACGGAAGGCGGAATCATCCGATCGGGCTACGACGAGGAACTCGACGCCGTGATCGACGAGCACGAGGCGGCCCTCGAGTGGATCGAAACCCTCCCCGAGCGCGAGCAGCGCGACCACGGCATCACGCACCTCTCGGTCGATCGCAACAAGACGGACGGCTACTACATCCAGGTCGGCAAAAGCGAGGTCGAGAACGTCCCCGACCACTACGAGAACGTCAAGACGCTGAAGAACTCCGAGCGCTACACGATCCCGGAGTTGACCGAACGCGAGCGGACGATCTTCCGACTCGAGGAGCGGCGGTACGACCTCGAACACCGACTTTTCGAGGAACTTCGCGAACGCGTCGCCGAGCACGCCGACCGCCTCCAGCGCGTTGGTCAGGCCCTCGCGGCGGTCGACGTGCTGGCGGCGCTTTCGACCCACGCGGTCCGCAACGACTGGACCCGGCCCGAATTACGGGACACGCGCGCGCTCGACGTCGAGGCCGGTCGCCACCCGGTCGTCGAGCAGACCACCGAGTTCGTGCCCAACGACCTCCGGATGGACGACGACCGGCGGTTCCTGATCGTGACCGGCCCCAACATGAGCGGGAAGTCCACCTACATGCGTCAGGCGGCGCTGATCGTCCTGCTGGCCCAGATCGGCTCGTTCGTGCCCGCTCGATCGGCGGCCGTCGGGATCGTCGACGGCATCTACACCCGGGTCGGCGCACTCGACGAACTCGCCCAGGGCCGTTCGACGTTCATGGTCGAGATGCAGGAACTTGCGAACATCCTCCACTCGGCGACCGAGGAGTCACTGGTCATCTTAGACGAGGTCGGGCGCGGGACGGCGACCTACGACGGCGTCTCGATCGCGTGGGCGGCCACGGAGTACCTCTCTTCGGCCCAGTCGGCCTCGCCGTCGCCGAAGACGCTCTTTGCGACGCACTATCACGAACTCACGTCGCTGGCCGACCACATCGCTGGCGTCGAGAACGTCCACGTCGCCGTCGACGGCGAACCCGCAACGAGCAGCGGGGCGGGCACCGCCAGCGACGACGCGGTGACGTTCCTGCGAACCGTCCGGGACGGCCCCGCAGATCGCTCCTACGGCGTCCACGTGGCTGAACTCGCCGGCGTCCCGGACCCCGTCGTCTCCCGGGCGCGGGACGTCCTCGAGAGGCTCCGGGCCGACGAGGCGATCGAGGTGCAGAACGGACAGACGGGCGGCGGGACTCGCCAGGTCGTCTTCGACCTCGACGCCGGACAGATGCGAGAGGCGGGTGGCGACGATGGGCAGACGGGAGATGCAACGACGGACGGCAAACCGATCGTTGACCGCTTCGGCGAGGACGCACCGGACGTCCTCGAAACGCTCGCCGATCTCGACGTCGAAACGATGTCGCCGGTCGACCTGCTCGCGGAAGTCCAGGAGTGGCAGCGACGACTGGAGTGA
- a CDS encoding CARDB domain-containing protein: MHRRCASALALLAVITVGTVTAVGLAGAATVEEPTQATTEWKNVTITQEYRLQPDDPGQIEVTATVSFPDIVTEFEVAVPWQGTVTDTDGFESTVSRRYEWTGESKEATITYDLDANETVRGDGPERGSGRFLYADTGSWALVRPPDLEFVTGRFETTDGDVDVGIDHRRTVAGDGAVGDLVAYLGPHETYTRTAHGQTFELVVPEAASMAAEPEAVLAAFANASDEFRVGDRDERVFTVAAPTSVEWAVLGLQTWDSDMWVRADEPIETADNTWLHEYVHSRQQLNTTNATEWLIEATATYHAAALALEDDLADFDSFEGVLDRGTRDRYDEVVLAEQSTWTGNAEYDKGGLVAGELDRLIRLATTRSSHFETVLGDLNDDTVIDHDRFLQTVERIANESVAATADRYLTSEATPTTWTRTQHEAAFGATPAEFTTELASGSDAYRIAGPYRNVSSGDIGRLAVNETVTVPLTVTNVGGSAGAFDIPLTVDGTVVSRATGRLDANESTTIELSHTFEQPGTYSVGTGDDVTTVEVTEPVAAVVESVAADPSSLDTPGNVTLEATVANNRDFPAAATLSFTRNGTMVAERTVSMGPGETRTVEATVSLSDAGRYELGVNNRTTTVVVDPARFEYAIDETTAITVDGEYRTLSATEIPPLVVGETVTIPVTVVNHGGLAGQYTAKLSIDGDVVTHSSGRLAAGESRSLTLSYQFKRPGTYRLGVGDHQQFVQVRDPATPTVRSTDLDPDSLSEPGDVTVTATVDNEAPIPASGEVRFTRDGTTVAAETVTLGANETGTVSRTVRLSSPGTYRIRAGSVATSVTVEATGDSASEDERADDGSTVTASPGGATSTDSAEPTTASGPGFSAVVAMLAIALTAIGCRRC, encoded by the coding sequence ATGCACCGCCGGTGCGCCAGTGCCCTGGCGCTTCTCGCGGTCATCACCGTCGGGACAGTCACTGCTGTCGGTTTGGCTGGCGCGGCCACTGTCGAAGAGCCCACACAGGCGACGACCGAGTGGAAGAACGTCACCATCACCCAGGAGTACCGGCTTCAGCCTGACGACCCCGGGCAGATCGAGGTAACCGCAACGGTCTCGTTCCCGGATATTGTCACCGAGTTCGAGGTTGCGGTTCCCTGGCAGGGGACAGTCACGGATACCGACGGGTTCGAATCGACCGTCTCCCGGCGATACGAGTGGACCGGCGAGTCGAAGGAAGCGACGATCACCTACGATCTCGACGCCAACGAGACGGTCAGGGGAGACGGCCCCGAGCGCGGCAGCGGTCGGTTCCTGTACGCCGATACGGGCTCGTGGGCACTCGTTCGGCCGCCGGATCTCGAATTCGTCACCGGACGGTTCGAAACGACTGACGGCGATGTCGATGTCGGTATCGACCACCGACGCACTGTCGCCGGCGACGGGGCTGTCGGTGATCTCGTCGCGTACCTCGGCCCACACGAGACCTACACCCGGACGGCTCACGGACAGACCTTCGAGTTGGTCGTCCCCGAGGCAGCGTCGATGGCGGCCGAACCCGAGGCGGTCCTTGCAGCGTTTGCCAACGCCTCCGACGAATTTCGGGTCGGGGACCGTGACGAGCGAGTGTTCACGGTAGCAGCACCGACGTCGGTCGAGTGGGCCGTCCTGGGGTTACAGACGTGGGACAGCGACATGTGGGTGCGAGCGGACGAACCGATCGAGACCGCCGACAACACCTGGCTCCACGAGTACGTCCACTCCCGACAGCAACTCAACACGACGAACGCGACCGAGTGGCTGATCGAGGCCACTGCGACCTACCACGCCGCCGCCCTCGCCCTCGAGGACGACCTCGCCGACTTCGACAGCTTCGAAGGCGTCCTCGACCGGGGGACCCGAGATCGCTACGACGAGGTCGTCCTGGCCGAGCAGTCGACCTGGACCGGTAACGCCGAATACGACAAGGGCGGACTCGTCGCCGGCGAACTCGACCGACTGATTCGACTCGCGACGACCCGATCCAGTCACTTCGAGACGGTGCTCGGCGACCTCAACGACGACACCGTGATCGACCACGACCGGTTCCTCCAGACGGTCGAACGAATCGCCAACGAGTCCGTCGCAGCCACGGCCGATCGCTACCTCACGAGCGAGGCGACACCGACGACGTGGACTCGCACCCAGCACGAGGCCGCCTTCGGGGCGACACCGGCCGAATTTACCACCGAACTCGCGTCGGGCTCGGACGCCTATCGCATCGCGGGCCCGTACCGGAACGTCTCGAGCGGCGACATCGGTCGGCTGGCGGTCAACGAGACGGTGACAGTCCCGCTCACGGTCACGAACGTCGGGGGATCGGCTGGAGCGTTCGACATCCCCCTGACTGTCGACGGGACGGTCGTCTCCCGCGCGACAGGGCGTCTTGACGCCAACGAGTCGACCACGATCGAATTGTCCCATACCTTCGAGCAACCGGGGACATATTCGGTCGGTACCGGCGACGACGTGACGACCGTCGAGGTGACGGAACCAGTCGCGGCAGTCGTCGAATCGGTCGCCGCCGATCCGTCGTCACTCGATACACCCGGGAACGTGACGCTTGAAGCGACGGTCGCCAACAATCGGGACTTCCCCGCCGCAGCGACGCTGTCGTTCACTCGAAACGGGACGATGGTCGCTGAACGGACCGTTTCGATGGGTCCAGGGGAAACTCGCACCGTCGAGGCGACCGTGTCGCTGTCGGACGCCGGCCGGTACGAACTCGGCGTGAACAATCGAACGACGACGGTTGTCGTCGATCCGGCGCGGTTCGAGTACGCTATCGACGAGACGACAGCGATCACCGTCGACGGGGAGTACCGGACGCTTTCGGCGACCGAGATTCCGCCGCTGGTCGTCGGCGAAACGGTGACGATCCCGGTCACAGTCGTGAACCACGGCGGACTCGCCGGGCAGTACACGGCAAAGCTTTCGATCGACGGTGACGTCGTGACCCACTCCAGCGGGCGACTCGCGGCCGGCGAATCGCGGAGTCTCACACTCTCGTACCAGTTTAAGCGTCCCGGAACCTACCGGCTCGGCGTCGGTGATCACCAGCAGTTCGTTCAGGTACGCGATCCCGCGACACCGACGGTCCGATCGACCGACCTCGATCCGGATTCGCTTTCGGAACCGGGGGACGTGACGGTAACGGCGACCGTCGACAACGAGGCACCGATCCCCGCATCGGGCGAGGTTCGGTTCACTCGCGATGGGACGACCGTCGCCGCGGAGACTGTCACGCTCGGGGCCAACGAGACGGGGACCGTCTCGAGGACAGTGAGGCTATCGAGTCCGGGTACGTACCGGATCAGAGCCGGCAGCGTGGCCACGTCGGTGACTGTTGAAGCGACCGGCGACTCCGCGTCGGAAGATGAGAGGGCGGACGACGGGTCGACTGTCACCGCCAGCCCCGGAGGGGCGACATCTACCGACAGCGCCGAACCGACGACGGCGTCCGGTCCTGGATTTAGCGCCGTGGTCGCGATGCTCGCGATCGCGTTGACGGCGATTGGATGCCGTCGGTGCTAA
- the thiD gene encoding bifunctional hydroxymethylpyrimidine kinase/phosphomethylpyrimidine kinase: MTRNEAPHEPPAVLTIAGSDSGGGAGIQADLKTIEAVGGFGTSAITSVTAQNTTGVQGSHLLPIADIEAQIQAVLEDFDVRAAKTGMLATGEVIETVVEYAEDLPALVVDPVMIAASGDRLLEPDAEDAYEELVAESTLVTPNADEAVVLTGIEPTDEETALEAGETLVEMGADAALVKGGHIAGDDVLDVLVTAEDVRTFRHERIDTDATHGSGCTLSAAIATHIAQGESLADSVSAGIDLLARAVRYNLDVGEGAGAVHHLVEARERAARTETAEAVEKLVDDLIDSDVAPLVPDIGTNVVGATPFAERIQEVAAVEGRITRTMDGVAPNRGVRFGASTHVARYLLDAREVDATFRFATNWRYDDAVADALDTLNGDVVELDGHPTLESGVVSALADAEGPVAVVDPGGDGRVPVTILLVRDRETLLNRTSQLLDAVDDLVSTDGIQSPSTRSRASRPRR, from the coding sequence ATGACGCGCAACGAGGCCCCTCACGAGCCCCCGGCCGTGTTGACGATAGCCGGCAGCGACTCCGGCGGCGGCGCGGGGATCCAGGCCGACCTCAAGACAATCGAGGCAGTGGGCGGGTTCGGGACGAGCGCGATCACGAGTGTCACGGCTCAGAACACGACCGGCGTTCAGGGCAGCCACCTCCTGCCGATTGCCGACATCGAGGCCCAGATCCAGGCCGTGCTCGAGGATTTCGACGTCAGGGCAGCCAAGACTGGAATGCTCGCGACCGGCGAGGTCATCGAAACGGTCGTCGAGTACGCCGAGGACCTCCCCGCACTCGTCGTCGATCCGGTGATGATCGCCGCCTCGGGCGACCGCCTCCTCGAACCCGACGCCGAGGACGCTTACGAAGAACTCGTCGCCGAGTCGACACTCGTCACGCCGAACGCCGACGAGGCGGTCGTCTTGACAGGCATCGAACCGACCGACGAGGAGACCGCCCTCGAGGCCGGTGAGACGCTCGTCGAGATGGGTGCCGACGCCGCGCTGGTCAAGGGCGGACACATCGCCGGCGACGACGTCCTCGACGTGCTGGTTACTGCCGAAGACGTCCGAACGTTCCGTCACGAACGGATCGATACCGACGCGACTCACGGGTCAGGCTGTACGCTTTCGGCAGCGATCGCGACTCACATCGCGCAAGGCGAGTCGCTGGCCGACAGCGTCAGCGCGGGGATCGACCTGCTCGCCCGTGCCGTCCGGTACAACCTCGACGTCGGCGAGGGGGCAGGCGCGGTCCACCACCTCGTCGAGGCCCGTGAGCGCGCGGCAAGGACCGAGACTGCCGAAGCAGTCGAGAAACTGGTCGACGACCTCATCGACAGCGACGTCGCACCGCTGGTCCCCGACATCGGAACCAACGTCGTCGGCGCGACGCCCTTCGCCGAGCGCATCCAGGAGGTCGCGGCCGTCGAGGGACGGATCACTCGAACGATGGACGGGGTGGCCCCGAACCGCGGCGTCCGCTTTGGCGCGTCGACGCACGTCGCTCGCTACCTATTGGACGCCCGCGAAGTCGACGCTACTTTCCGATTTGCCACCAACTGGCGATACGACGACGCGGTGGCCGACGCACTCGACACCCTGAACGGTGACGTCGTTGAACTCGATGGCCACCCGACGCTCGAATCCGGCGTCGTCTCTGCACTCGCTGACGCCGAGGGGCCGGTCGCCGTCGTCGATCCCGGTGGCGATGGGCGCGTGCCGGTGACGATTCTGCTGGTGCGTGATCGCGAAACTCTCCTGAATCGCACGAGCCAGTTGCTCGACGCCGTCGATGATCTCGTTAGCACCGACGGCATCCAATCGCCGTCAACGCGATCGCGAGCATCGCGACCACGGCGCTAA
- a CDS encoding cupin domain-containing protein, producing the protein MAYTKVNYEDVDPVAESMHFLRDALDCETVGVTVLECEPGWSGKAHDHAEENHEEVYLLVDGEATVTIEGQDVAMESGDAVRVAPEATREIHNGDAESKFVLVGAP; encoded by the coding sequence ATGGCATACACCAAAGTCAATTACGAGGATGTCGATCCGGTCGCGGAGTCGATGCACTTCCTGCGGGACGCCCTGGACTGTGAGACGGTCGGCGTGACGGTTCTCGAGTGCGAACCCGGTTGGTCGGGGAAAGCCCACGATCACGCTGAAGAGAATCACGAGGAAGTGTATCTGCTCGTCGACGGTGAGGCGACCGTGACAATCGAGGGCCAGGACGTCGCGATGGAGTCGGGCGATGCTGTCCGCGTTGCGCCCGAGGCGACACGGGAGATTCACAACGGGGACGCCGAAAGCAAGTTCGTGCTGGTCGGCGCGCCCTGA
- a CDS encoding AIR synthase family protein, which yields MSDPELGKADREFFDEYIYPRLGADRDDVRLQPQHGVDFGVADVGGQALAMATDPVFVVPAAGFERAAWFAFHILLSDVAVSGLDPAYLSVDFNLPPEITDEQFETVWETFDEEATDLGVSIVTGHTGRYAGVNYPMVGGATSLAVGDFEELVTPDGARPGDHVIVTKGPAIEATGLLSVHFDSLMEGAVPDDEIQAAKDRFYDMSPIKEAMVASTAGPVTAMHDATEGGVYGGLFEMARSAGVGFEIERDRIPIQPGVQAACEFFDIDPWISISEGTLLATVDPDGASDVLSALESQGIPAADAGRVVEGSGLTVDGESVDHPGKDPYWAAFEEYMGKLQAAEE from the coding sequence ATGTCCGACCCCGAACTCGGCAAGGCCGATCGTGAGTTCTTCGACGAGTACATCTATCCGCGTCTGGGGGCCGACCGTGACGACGTCCGGCTGCAACCACAACATGGCGTCGACTTCGGCGTCGCCGACGTGGGCGGCCAGGCCCTGGCGATGGCGACAGATCCCGTGTTCGTCGTCCCCGCGGCTGGCTTCGAACGGGCAGCCTGGTTCGCCTTCCACATCCTCCTCAGCGACGTGGCGGTCTCGGGACTCGACCCCGCGTACCTCAGCGTCGACTTCAATCTGCCACCGGAGATCACCGACGAGCAATTCGAGACCGTCTGGGAGACCTTCGACGAAGAAGCCACAGACCTGGGTGTCTCGATTGTCACCGGCCACACCGGTCGCTACGCTGGCGTGAACTATCCGATGGTCGGCGGCGCGACCTCGCTTGCGGTCGGCGACTTCGAGGAGTTGGTGACGCCGGACGGTGCCCGACCCGGGGATCACGTGATCGTCACGAAAGGCCCCGCAATCGAGGCGACTGGGCTGCTGTCGGTTCACTTCGATTCCCTGATGGAGGGAGCCGTCCCTGACGACGAGATTCAGGCCGCGAAGGACCGCTTTTACGATATGAGCCCGATCAAAGAGGCGATGGTGGCGTCCACGGCCGGCCCGGTCACCGCGATGCACGACGCCACGGAGGGAGGCGTCTACGGCGGCCTCTTCGAGATGGCGCGCTCGGCGGGCGTCGGCTTCGAGATCGAACGCGATCGCATCCCGATCCAGCCCGGCGTCCAAGCGGCCTGCGAGTTCTTCGACATCGACCCCTGGATATCGATCAGCGAGGGGACGCTCCTGGCGACGGTCGATCCCGACGGCGCGAGTGACGTGCTCTCGGCGCTCGAAAGCCAGGGGATCCCCGCCGCTGACGCCGGCCGCGTCGTCGAGGGATCCGGACTGACTGTCGACGGCGAGAGTGTCGACCATCCCGGAAAGGACCCCTACTGGGCGGCTTTCGAGGAGTACATGGGGAAACTTCAGGCCGCCGAGGAGTAA
- the amrS gene encoding AmmeMemoRadiSam system radical SAM enzyme: MASTNTIGEGVAADLVEPADGEDVTCTACAHRCTLSPGQRGICDVRENVDGELRLLTYGKVHDPTPGPPGTVDPIEKKPLYHFHPTTRVLSFGGASCNFACQFCQNHHIAFAAPEDIPLRDVTPTEAATSATTQGCAGVAWTYNEPTIYAEYVRDGASEAHEAGRYTAIVTNGYFTAEFVEEVGPYLDAANVDIKGFRDGPHVEYMGARLEPTLRGAELLHETDTHLEVTYLVIPDLNDDPAEIRAFAEWVRDDLDRSVPVHFTRFHPDHQMQDRPATPVETLETAAEIAREVGIEFVYVGNVPGHADNDTRCPDCGQIWIRRNGFRASVEVDLDGACDCGRQIDVVS; encoded by the coding sequence ATGGCCAGCACCAACACCATCGGCGAGGGGGTGGCTGCGGATCTCGTCGAACCGGCCGACGGCGAGGATGTGACGTGTACCGCCTGCGCCCACCGGTGTACGCTCTCGCCCGGCCAGCGGGGGATCTGTGACGTCCGGGAGAACGTCGACGGCGAGTTGCGTCTGTTGACCTACGGAAAAGTCCACGACCCGACGCCCGGCCCGCCGGGGACGGTCGACCCGATCGAGAAGAAGCCGCTGTATCACTTTCACCCGACGACGCGCGTACTGAGTTTCGGCGGGGCCTCGTGTAACTTCGCGTGTCAGTTCTGCCAGAACCACCACATCGCCTTCGCCGCGCCCGAGGACATCCCGCTGCGAGACGTCACTCCCACAGAGGCGGCGACGAGTGCGACCACCCAGGGCTGTGCGGGCGTCGCCTGGACGTACAACGAGCCGACGATCTACGCCGAGTACGTCCGTGACGGCGCGAGCGAGGCCCACGAAGCGGGGCGATACACCGCAATCGTCACGAACGGCTATTTCACCGCGGAGTTCGTCGAGGAAGTCGGCCCCTACCTCGATGCCGCCAACGTCGACATCAAGGGCTTCCGAGACGGGCCACACGTCGAGTACATGGGTGCCCGTCTGGAGCCGACGCTACGCGGTGCCGAGTTGCTCCACGAGACCGACACCCACCTGGAGGTTACGTACCTCGTGATTCCCGACCTCAACGACGACCCGGCGGAGATTCGCGCCTTCGCCGAGTGGGTCCGCGACGATCTCGACCGGTCGGTGCCGGTCCACTTCACCCGGTTCCACCCGGACCACCAGATGCAGGACCGGCCAGCGACGCCAGTCGAGACACTCGAAACCGCCGCCGAGATCGCCCGCGAGGTGGGCATCGAGTTCGTCTACGTCGGCAACGTTCCCGGTCACGCCGACAACGACACGCGGTGTCCGGACTGCGGGCAAATCTGGATCAGGCGCAACGGGTTCCGGGCGAGCGTCGAGGTCGATCTCGATGGGGCGTGTGACTGTGGACGTCAGATCGACGTGGTGAGCTGA